The following coding sequences lie in one Spinacia oleracea cultivar Varoflay chromosome 1, BTI_SOV_V1, whole genome shotgun sequence genomic window:
- the LOC110792200 gene encoding WAT1-related protein At5g07050 produces MEEKGISHNNSLLEKSKPYIAMVCLQFGYAGMNIVTKVSLNGGMSHYVLVVYRHAFATAVIAPFALVLERGIRPKMTLLIFAQIFVLGLLGPLIDQNFYYLGLKYTSPTYACAMSNMLPAMTFVMAVLCRMEKVHLKKLRCQAKVVGTLVTVAGAMLMTLYKGHVINLVWSSHVRPAHTTSAAAAAAAVAAADKDWAKGSILLILATLAWAAFFILQAITMRKYSAHLTLTTLVCFMGTLQSIVVTFIMEHNPSAWNIGWDMNLLAAAYAGIITSGIAYYVQGVVMEKRGPVFVTAFSPLMMIIVAFMGSFILAEKIYVGGVIGAVLIMMGLYSVLWGKYKEYKEQEAEIPEVIKGGNNNKEMANTIVEDHDHLELDEYDDVESQRNAVELASRVPNVVISSPMPQPPMLAMEAPMKGGRV; encoded by the exons ATGGAAGAAAAAGGAATTAGCCATAACAACAGTTTGTTAGAGAAAAGCAAGCCATACATAGCTATGGTTTGCCTACAATTTGGGTATGCTGGTATGAACATTGTCACCAAGGTTTCTCTCAATGGTGGTATGAGCCACTATGTCCTTGTCGTTTATCGCCACGCCTTCGCCACTGCTGTCATTGCTCCTTTTGCTCTTGTTCTTGAGAG AGGAATTCGGCCTAAAATGACTTTGCTGATATTTGCACAGATTTTTGTGTTGGGTCTTCTTGG GCCACTAATCGATCAGAATTTCTACTACTTGGGATTGAAATACACATCTCCAACGTATGCGTGTGCCATGAGTAACATGCTTCCGGCCATGACATTCGTCATGGCAGTCCTATGCAG GATGGAGAAGGTGCACTTAAAAAAGTTAAGGTGCCAAGCGAAAGTGGTGGGAACTTTAGTAACAGTGGCAGGTGCAATGTTGATGACATTATACAAAGGTCATGTCATCAATTTGGTGTGGTCTTCTCATGTTCGTCCTGCCCACACCACTTCCGCCGCTGCTgccgctgctgctgttgctgccGCCGATAAAGATTGGGCTAAGGGTTCTATTCTTCTCATCTTAGCCACCCTTGCTTGGGCCGCCTTTTTTATCCTTCag GCAATAACAATGAGGAAATATTCAGCACATCTAACATTGACAACACTAGTATGCTTTATGGGCACCTTGCAATCTATTGTTGTGACTTTTATTATGGAGCACAATCCCTCTGCATGGAACATTGGTTGGGACATGAATCTTCTTGCTGCTGCTTATGCT GGTATAATAACGTCCGGAATCGCATACTACGTACAAGGTGTGGTTATGGAGAAGAGAGGGCCGGTTTTCGTGACCGCTTTCAGTCCTTTAATGATGATCATTGTGGCTTTCATGGGTTCTTTCATCCTTGCTGAGAAGATTTACGTTGGAGG TGTTATTGGGGCTGTATTGATAATGATGGGATTATATTCAGTACTATGGGGGAAGTACAAGGAGTACAAAGAGCAAGAAGCCGAAATTCCTGAAGTAATCAAAGGTGGTAATAACAACAAAGAAATGGCTAATACTATCGTCGAAGATCATGATCACCTTGAGTTAGACGAATACGACGACGTTGAGTCACAAAGAAACGCCGTCGAATTAGCTAGCCGTGTTCCGAACGTGGTGATTAGCTCTCCTATGCCACAACCTCCTATGTTAGCCATGGAAGCACCCATGAAAGGAGGAAGAGTATAA
- the LOC130465779 gene encoding histone H1-II-like, with the protein MVKKAAPKNPAAKKPAAKKLEIDNSVAEMAVEAPRRGRRPNAVSEEIPVSKESVSIKKNKKAGNPKTKAIELVPEKEPIEEEQPNQLVLQNSSLVDVPQPESHQLHSQVLKEVGADGLPIV; encoded by the exons atgGTGAAGAAAGCGGCACCGAAGAATCCGGCAGCGAAGAAACCGGCAGCGAAGAAACTTGAAATCGACAATTCCGTCGCTGAAATGGCTGTTGAAGCTCCTCGAAGAGGAAGAAGGCCAAATGCTGTTTCTGAAGAAATTCCTG TTTCTAAGGAATCTGTGTCTataaagaagaacaaaaaggctGGCAATCCGAAAACAAAAGCAATTGAGCTTGTACCTGAAAAAGAACCAATTGAAGAAGAACAACCTAATCAACTAGTTTTACAAAATTCTTCTCTGGTTGACGTTCCACAGCCTGAATCTCATCAACTTCATTCACAAGTTTTGAAAGAAGTTGGCGCTGATGGCCTGCCTATCGTGTAA